The segment AACTCGCCCTGCTGATAGCAATCTTGTGCGATCTCGCGCTCGCCGCGCCAGTGCGAAAGCTCCATTTCACCCGAACCGGTGACACAACTGTTCGACTAACAGGCGAAGCCCACACCCACCTCACGCTCACCAATCCGAGCCGCCGCACCCTGCGTGCCCAGATCCGTGACGCCTGGCCCCCGAGCTCCTTCCGCCCCGGTTCGGACATCCCCGCGTCCCGCCACAGCGTGCGCATCCCCGCCGCCGAACGCCGCCGCCTCACCAGCACGCTCCACCCCACCCGCCGTGGTGACCACCACGCGGTCCGCGTCACCGTCCGCTCCTACGGCCCACTCGGCCTGGCAGCCCGGCAGGGAAGCCACCACGTCCCCTGGACGCTGCGTGTCCTTCCGCCCTTCAACAGCCGCAAACACCTCCCCGCCAAGCTCGCCCGGCTCCGCGAACTCGACGGCCGCACCAGCATCCTGACCCGCGGCGAGGGCACCGAGTTCGACAGCCTCCACGACTACACCCCCGGCGACGACACCCGCTCCATCGACTGGCGCGCCACCGCCCGCCGGCAGAACCTCGCCGTCCGCACCTGGCGCCCTGAGCGCGACCGCCGCATCCTGCTCGTCCTGGAGACCGGCCGTACCTCGGCGGGCCGCGTCGGCGACATACCCCGCCTCGACGCCTCCATGGACGCCGCCCTGCTGCTCGGCGCCCTTGCCGCCCGCGCCGGTGACCGCGTGGACCTGCTCGCCTACGACCGCCGTGTACGCGCTTCGGTCCAGGGCCGCACGGCCCGCGACCTCCTCCCGGCCTTGACCAACGCCCTGGCTCCCCTC is part of the Streptomyces platensis genome and harbors:
- a CDS encoding DUF58 domain-containing protein, whose product is MALTGRSALISACGALFVGFVLPSWLGILTVQLALLIAILCDLALAAPVRKLHFTRTGDTTVRLTGEAHTHLTLTNPSRRTLRAQIRDAWPPSSFRPGSDIPASRHSVRIPAAERRRLTSTLHPTRRGDHHAVRVTVRSYGPLGLAARQGSHHVPWTLRVLPPFNSRKHLPAKLARLRELDGRTSILTRGEGTEFDSLHDYTPGDDTRSIDWRATARRQNLAVRTWRPERDRRILLVLETGRTSAGRVGDIPRLDASMDAALLLGALAARAGDRVDLLAYDRRVRASVQGRTARDLLPALTNALAPLESELVEADARGLAATIHRRTPRRSLIVLFTGLDAAPVEEALLPVLPSLTQRNELIVAAVADPRIEEMAAGRHTPQAVYAAAAAEQTRAARRRTADRLRHHGITVIDSTPARLAPDLADAYLTLKSSGRL